Genomic window (Nomia melanderi isolate GNS246 chromosome 14, iyNomMela1, whole genome shotgun sequence):
ACACTTAAGGGTTTCGAGTATCTGTATATTTTCTCGTGGACAGGCTAAGCGGAACGAATTAAAATTTTGGACAAATCGTTGGCTTCTGTTTTCTTTAAATGagatataattgtataaaattctatagtaaTCGTACTAGTAATAATGATTGATACTAAGTCCAATCAGAATTAcacaataatagtaaaataacatCTGCGTTTATCTTGCAGACGTACCGACCATGCCTCGAAACATAGGAGTTCGTGGACCACGACACACCGTTCTGCTGCGGGACCGTCTAACCGGCAGACATTGCGGATTCACCGAGGAAACGGCGCGGTTGCCATACGCTGCGAATAAACTCGACGTGGAGAACATGCGAGCGTCATATTCGTCTCCCGACCACCAGGTCTCCCTTTGTTTTCATTTGCAAACGATTCGAGCTTAACATACGTCAATCAAATTTGAACAACCTAAGCTGAACACGTTTTTTAAACAGTCTTTGATAAAGTTTTTAAAGTTGAGAGTAAGAGTGAACAACGATATTGTAAATTGCGATGtttgtataaaaatgtgtaattgtCTCGTAGATGCCGAGATTACTGGAATCATCAGTCGACGGTATCGTTGATTCTACGTCCACGTCGAGGACTCGACGGGAAGACGAGGGACCTAGGTGGGAACCGAACGCCATCAACAATGGAATCTCTATGGATAACATAACGCCGACCACGGTAAGACGCTCCTACAGATTGTTATAAGACTTATTTGCGGTTGAGCAGCTTTAACGGAGTCACCAGGAATATTTACTCTTCCCATTACGTAACCACCGAATCTTATAAATCGTACACTGTTTATGTTTGTACGTATATGTATCTCTCTTTCAATTACCGTCTCAATTGAAGAAGGTATCCATTATCGTACCGCTTATTAATATTCTGAGAATTTTCGCATTTCAGTTTGTAGCATATATATTGTTTCTCAGATGGTAAAGAAACAAGTTACAaagatgatgataataataataataatactaataataaatacacttatcatttcattaatattttctttaaacgtcaattctaattcaataattacatcttccgttagtcgtacatcaatataaatgtaattattttatacttctttAATCCAATTCAATTCATCAAACAACgactctttgcactccaaacaattttattaattcattcttACTATCAGCAAGAGTTATCAGCTTATCTAACACTGTCACCGAACGGCGacaacagagtgcaaagggttagaaaaaTTCGGTATCTGTGAAACTCGCGAGTTCTACGAATCCAGCGTTAAACAGGAGGATCAACAAGCTGATTCGTCAATCGAAAACCATACCTAACCGTCGAACCGAATAATCCTCCAATCTAATGTGAACAGGATCCGAACGTGCCCCGCGAGAAGGAGCCGCGCCGATCGGCGGAGAGGTTCGAGCCGAAGAAGAGGACCGTCAGCAAGCAGCCGTTGCCCGGATTCCACCAGGCGTTCGGCTCGACGGAAATCGGCCGATTCTCCAGGTCGGAGTTCTTCGCGAGCATGGTGGGCGGCGAGAGTAGCAGCGGCGGCGTGGAGGTGCCGGACACTGAAGGCTCCGACGTAAGTACTACCACAGACCGCATGGCGGACGGTGCCGGAGCAACGTCGCACGACACTGCACCGGTCACCACGACCGCGACGACCACCGTCAGGAGCTTCAACGCCGAAGAGAACGAGGAAGCGGACTTCGACGAGTCCAGCAACGACCTCGTCGCGTCGACGCCCATCGGCATCTACTGCGGACAACCGGCTGCCCCGCGTTGGCACAGTCCTCACGTGGGCGCTATAGGTAGCGAAATTTAAGCGGAACTTTAACACGTCGACTACCGACAGCAAATTTGACAGCCTCCTCTGTACCCTGAGTTATTTGT
Coding sequences:
- the LOC116428528 gene encoding uncharacterized protein LOC116428528 isoform X2, giving the protein MREQTRELSRRSILQSAIARAGVIAGPVASSGFLEHQHRFGCVSSSGLPINPPPVESENRVAEPWFQSAPRPKPIHSPRMADWYSGVGGEPIDRLQVLKCKEPIRSQANVAAGGPECGPGFPAAGYPVDFADVNRERELRRQENITEYGEFNDGQKWHPYQNGGGSHQHARSSHPPQMSGILHPNVQSPSSHGHGPWGQFCHGVLPHVPTMPRNIGVRGPRHTVLLRDRLTGRHCGFTEETARLPYAANKLDVENMRASYSSPDHQMPRLLESSVDGIVDSTSTSRTRREDEGPRWEPNAINNGISMDNITPTTDPNVPREKEPRRSAERFEPKKRTVSKQPLPGFHQAFGSTEIGRFSRSEFFASMVGGESSSGGVEVPDTEGSDVSTTTDRMADGAGATSHDTAPVTTTATTTVRSFNAEENEEADFDESSNDLVASTPIGIYCGQPAAPRWHSPHVGAIGSEI